The segment gacgccatatttgttgttttggtgtaagtaaaatctaaaccgaaccgaaatccggaatttgtaatcggtgcatcgaatcgaatggtatgaatcgcggtgcaccgaaacTAACTGCATGGGTAGCTCAGTCGGTTAACATGTAGACTGCTGATGGCAGGTTCGAGTCCAACGAGggttttatattttcaaattgttttctattaaaactgcattttttgactgagtacagtaaatttgaaagttcaatttcaaaatattattgcacataccctccacttttcatctataccaaatttctctgatgtgttaaaATCTGCAAAGCAGTCAGTGGCATAGCTACATTGTAGCACTGTaagcacgtgcttacaaatattttcgttaatTTCTTATCAACGTAAACGAAAAATGTCCTCAGCTTCTGGGACGgctacccctccccccccccccccctacaaatatttaaaacctagctacgccactggcaGTCATTTTTAAACGTCCATAGTGCTCCTGCAATAGCTCAAATCCAATCATTGCACTCATATTAGCTTACACAGTCGGTTACAAAATTGTGTATTTATGGAGGTATATTCGAAAGTCAGCATTCGATGATGAACACAAGTGAACACGTGGAAGTCAATACTCGATGAACACAAAAATCTGCTGACATAACCCCACCTGCCTCCGTGGCGTGGACAACGGGTCACATGTTGGACCGCTACTAAAAGCGACCCCTCACTCACTATATGCAAgtgaatatatgatatatattacagACACACATTATTACAAACATAATTAATATaattaaacacacacacacacacacatatatatataaagcacgaAATAATCACAACTGAAAttagcaagactgtcaaaccagtgcgtaagtccactcggccacaacgacttccctatatatatatatatatatatatatatatacatgtattgtaattttgatataCAGAAACATTCATGATTACGTTCAAAATATAAGGCGACCAGTAAAAGTAACAATGAGAGCGATTTCTATGGGTATAATGTCAAAGTTTGCCGAGTTTGTAACTATTGTCATGCTTTCTGTGCAGTTTATGTAATTTAGTTTCACTACCGGTGTAGTGTCGTCTGCAACGCAGAATGTCCAGTTAGTGTAACCATAGCAAACAGCACCTGCATGCAATTAAAAGACactcatagaaaataaaatagGCTGGTTATAGaggaagtcaaaatcagtatttgTTATTTCCTTAAACATACCATACTTTCCCTCCATATTGACAGCAATCATCGCACCGCGGAATGATGGGTAAAATTTAATAACAGGCGCCATTGATCTTTGTAAGGCGGTCATTGGATCCATGCCAGCTTGCATTTGCATCACTGCATTGTAGCTTAAGAAATGCACGGATAATTTCTAATTGTTGGTTATTTGCAACATCGTATTCAAGGAGTTAGTCGGTAAAATAATATTGTCAGATGTTGGAATAAGATTTCAATTATTCTGCAGGAGGTTATTTCATGGTATTATGATTGAAAACGTATATGTAATGTATCCTCCAACATCCAGTATTTATGAATTAGTAGCCAGTTATACGTACGCCGGAAGAAATCTCATCATGATATCCCCATTGCCGGTAGCGGCTGCCCCTCCAGCACCATTCATTGCATATGAACCCGCCCCCATTATTGGTGAATCTCCGACTCGACTACAAAAATTATGctaatttttatgtaaaactcgATATTTTCGACACAACATTGAATATTCCAAAATGAAACTTGCCCCGGGACTTTATGATTCAGTCCATTGGTTGATGTCCCTGCACTGACGTTTCCAGATAGGTCAATAGCTATCATGCCAATTGT is part of the Ostrea edulis chromosome 2, xbOstEdul1.1, whole genome shotgun sequence genome and harbors:
- the LOC125681499 gene encoding N(4)-(Beta-N-acetylglucosaminyl)-L-asparaginase-like isoform X2; its protein translation is MNNGSAVDAVVDGCSQCEAQECRGTVGANGSPDEDGETTLDAMIMDGYTMDVGAVGCLRRVKTAIAVARAVMDYTSHTLLVGDLATKFALENGFTETNLTGDRSINIWKDWQSNNCQPNFRENVTPDPKHNCGPYQPKSNLMEYSEEQPNTRSDASSGYDVDNHDTIGMIAIDLSGNVSAGTSTNGLNHKVPGRVGDSPIMGAGSYAMNGAGGAAATGNGDIMMRFLPAYNAVMQMQAGMDPMTALQRSMAPVIKFYPSFRGAMIAVNMEGKYGAVCYGYTNWTFCVADDTTPVVKLNYINCTESMTIVTNSANFDIIPIEIALIVTFTGRLIF
- the LOC125681499 gene encoding N(4)-(Beta-N-acetylglucosaminyl)-L-asparaginase-like isoform X3, producing MTTLNMIFNTAFMYLFFLVGRYTMDVGAVGCLRRVKTAIAVARAVMDYTSHTLLVGDLATKFALENGFTETNLTGDRSINIWKDWQSNNCQPNFRENVTPDPKHNCGPYQPKSNLMEYSEEQPNTRSDASSGYDVDNHDTIGMIAIDLSGNVSAGTSTNGLNHKVPGRVGDSPIMGAGSYAMNGAGGAAATGNGDIMMRFLPAYNAVMQMQAGMDPMTALQRSMAPVIKFYPSFRGAMIAVNMEGKYGAVCYGYTNWTFCVADDTTPVVKLNYINCTESMTIVTNSANFDIIPIEIALIVTFTGRLIF